In a genomic window of Athene noctua chromosome 24, bAthNoc1.hap1.1, whole genome shotgun sequence:
- the TAF12 gene encoding transcription initiation factor TFIID subunit 12 isoform X1: MASPFAGPTAVADVIKDLDTQIALIGLGPHNPKKKQDLDKLYDLKAKAQQIMNQFGPSTLINLSNFSIKPEPASTPPQSSMANSTTVAKMPGTPSGGGRLSPESNQVLTKKKLQDLVREVDPNEQLDEDVEEMLLQIADDFIESVVTAACQLARHRKSNTLEVKDVQLHLERQWNMWIPGFGSEEIRPYKKACTTEAHKQRMALIRKTTKK; the protein is encoded by the exons ATGGCCTCTCCGTTCGCTGGGCCCACAGCGGTTGCTGATGTAATTAAAGATCTAGACACTCAGATAGCT ttGATTGGTTTGGGTCCCCACAACCCCAAGAAGAAGCAGGACCTAGATAAACTTTATGATCTAAAAGCTAAAGCCCAACAGATTATGAACCAGTTTGGCCCTTCTACCTTGATCAACCTCTCCAACTTCTCAATAAAGCCAGAACCCGCCAGCACTCCCCCGCAGAGCTCCATGGCCAACAGCACCACCGTGGCAAAGATGCCGGGGACGCCCAGCGGAGGAGGACGGCTCAGTCCTGAAAGCAACCAG GTTTTAACCAAGAAGAAATTGCAGGACCTGGTGCGTGAGGTGGATCCGAATGAGCAGCTGGACGAAGATGTGGAGGAG ATGCTGTTACAGATCGCAGATGATTTCATAGAGAGCGTGGTGACGGCTGCCTGCCAGCTTGCACGGCATCGCAAATCAAACACCCTGGAAGTGAAAGACGTCCAGTTGCATCTCG AGCGTCAGTGGAACATGTGGATCCCGGGCTTTGGTTCTGAAGAAATCAGGCCCTACAAAAAAGCCTGCACTACAGAAGCTCACAAACAG AGAATGGCACTGATTCGCAAAACCACCAAGAAGTAG
- the TAF12 gene encoding transcription initiation factor TFIID subunit 12 isoform X2, giving the protein MNQFGPSTLINLSNFSIKPEPASTPPQSSMANSTTVAKMPGTPSGGGRLSPESNQVLTKKKLQDLVREVDPNEQLDEDVEEMLLQIADDFIESVVTAACQLARHRKSNTLEVKDVQLHLERQWNMWIPGFGSEEIRPYKKACTTEAHKQRMALIRKTTKK; this is encoded by the exons ATGAACCAGTTTGGCCCTTCTACCTTGATCAACCTCTCCAACTTCTCAATAAAGCCAGAACCCGCCAGCACTCCCCCGCAGAGCTCCATGGCCAACAGCACCACCGTGGCAAAGATGCCGGGGACGCCCAGCGGAGGAGGACGGCTCAGTCCTGAAAGCAACCAG GTTTTAACCAAGAAGAAATTGCAGGACCTGGTGCGTGAGGTGGATCCGAATGAGCAGCTGGACGAAGATGTGGAGGAG ATGCTGTTACAGATCGCAGATGATTTCATAGAGAGCGTGGTGACGGCTGCCTGCCAGCTTGCACGGCATCGCAAATCAAACACCCTGGAAGTGAAAGACGTCCAGTTGCATCTCG AGCGTCAGTGGAACATGTGGATCCCGGGCTTTGGTTCTGAAGAAATCAGGCCCTACAAAAAAGCCTGCACTACAGAAGCTCACAAACAG AGAATGGCACTGATTCGCAAAACCACCAAGAAGTAG